In a genomic window of Tachysurus vachellii isolate PV-2020 chromosome 13, HZAU_Pvac_v1, whole genome shotgun sequence:
- the btbd10a gene encoding BTB/POZ domain-containing protein 10a: MAARPLSYDSNSSDTENCEQRSSSRPRRVYRHTGTGSRLRGSQPHGEVARMSVLGAEHCRERRRSGDRSRDSSHERVEGQLTPCIRNITSPTRQQLSDREREAGSWSRSASPRPQKGSSSFCADPHGKAHGSDMIYVYENVKDGSRSVRTSERVTLIVDNTRFVVDPAVFTAQPNTMLGRMFGAGREYNFTRPNEKGEYEVAEGISSTVFRAILDYYKSGIIRCPDGISIPELREACDYLCISFDYSTIKCRDLSALMHELSNDGARRQFESYLEEMVLPLMVASAQSGERECHVVVLTDDDVVDWDEEYPPQMGEEYSQIIYSTKLYRFFKYIENRDVAKSVLKERGLKKIRLGIEGYPTYKEKVKKRPGGRPEVIYNYVQRPFIRMSWEKEEGKSRHVDFQCVKSKSISNLAAAAADTPHDQLVALHAGPQVDELDILPDHQHHPDPDAPAP, from the exons ATGGCTGCACGACCGCTTTCTTATGACAGCAACTCGAGTGACACGGAGAACTGCGAGCAGAGATCCAGTTCTCGACCTCGCCGCGTTTACCGGCACACCGG CACTGGCAGTCGGCTGCGAGGCTCTCAGCCGCACGGCGAGGTGGCGAGGATGAGCGTACTCGGGGCCGAGCACTGCAGGGAGAGACGTCGCTCCGGAGATCGCTCCAGGGATTCCTCTCACGAACGGGTCGAGGGCCAGCTCACGCCCTGCATCAGGAACATCACCTCACCCACACGTCAGCAGCTCAGCG atcgagagagagaagcaggatCTTGGTCGAGGTCGGCGAGTCCCAGGCCTCAGAAAGGCTCGAGTTCCTTCTGCGCAGATCCCCACGGTAAAGCTCACGGCTCGGACATGATTTACGTGTACGAAAACGTGAAGGACGGCTCTCGGAGCGTGAGGACGTCGGAGAGGGTGACCCTCATCGTGGATAACACACGCTTCGTGGTGGACCCTGCCGTCTTCACCGCTCAGCCCAACACCATGCTCGGCAG gATGTTCGGAGCTGGAAGGGAATACAACTTCACCCGGCCCAATGAGAAGGGCGAGTACGAGGTGGCTGAGGGCATCAGCTCCACCGTTTTCAGAGCCATCCTG GATTATTACAAATCAGGGATAATCCGCTGCCCTGATGGGATCTCAATTCCCGAACTGAGGGAAGCATGTGACTACCTCTGCATCTCCTTCGACTACAGCACCATCAAGTGCAGGGATCTGA GCGCGCTGATGCACGAGCTGTCTAACGACGGGGCACGGCGGCAGTTCGAGTCGTACCTGGAGGAGATGGTGCTGCCGCTGATGGTGGCCAGCGCTCAGAGCGGAGAGAGGGAGTGTCACGTGGTGGTGCTCACCGACGACGACGTGGTGGACTGGGACGAAGAGTATCCGCCTCAGATGGGCGAGGAGTACTCTCAGA TTATCTACAGCACAAAACTGTATCGGTTCTTTAAATACATCGAGAATCGGGACGTCGCCAAGTCGGTTTTAAAAGAGAGAGGCCTGAAGAAGATCCGATTAGGCATCGAAG GTTATCCTACCTACAAGGAGAAAGTGAAGAAGCGTCCGGGCGGCCGACCCGAGGTCATCTATAACTACGTTCAGAGGCCTTTCATCCGCATGTCCTGGGAGAAAGAGGAAGGAAAGAGCCGCCACGTGGACTTCCAGTGCGTGAAGAGCAAATCCATCAGCAACCTGGCGGCGGCGGCGGCAGACACGCCTCACGACCAGCTGGTGGCTCTGCACGCCGGGCCTCAGGTGGACGAACTGGACATCCTGCCAGACCACCAACATCACCCTGATCCGGACGCTCCGGCTCCGTGA
- the pth1a gene encoding parathyroid hormone 1a produces MVSTRSLDKTMVFLCVCVLYNSMTADCRPLRRRSVSEVQLMHSVGVRKHIQQRLEWLQERMQGIHTAPLHDGKISSSERITLERMRSQDFTHGALNGDVAETQ; encoded by the exons ATGGTTTCCACCAGAAGTTTGGATAAAACGAtggtttttctgtgtgtgtgtgttttgtacaaCAGCATGACAGCAGACTGCAGACCACTGAG ACGGAGGTCCGTCAGTGAGGTTCAGCTGATGCACAGCGTCGGCGTACGTAAACACATACAGCAGAGGCTGGAGTGGCTACAGGAGCGCATGCAGGGCATACACACCGCCCCGTTGCATGATGGGAAAATCAGCAGCAGCGAGCGCATCACGCTGGAGCGCATGCGTTCCCAAGACTTTACGCACGGCGCACTGAATGGAGACGTGGCTGAAACCCAGTGA